One part of the Phragmites australis chromosome 3, lpPhrAust1.1, whole genome shotgun sequence genome encodes these proteins:
- the LOC133910530 gene encoding uncharacterized protein LOC133910530, translating to MDRREAWKETVRELCFGNDSSDEEANLFLATVSALHESEASQWGPWGGSVPGHQRIERNRLEGHHRLFNDYFADHPVYPDYIFRRRFRMKRDLYLKIVQAVADHDPWFQQRRNAAGDLGLSALQKVSAAFRMLAYDDPADSLDECLRLGEATIIESMRRFVRAVVGVFGDQYLRAPNDEDTARLIATNERRGFPGMLGSIDCMHWRWKNCPTAWSGSYTGHVNSPTIILEAVASQDLWIWHAFFGMPGSLNDINVLHRSHLLDNLAAGVGPQVHYSVNDHGYTMGYFLADGIYPEWATFVKPIPCPVGRKRQHFVVQQAALRKDVERAFGVLQSQFPIVRGATRLRDEETLHNIMTACIVMHNMIIEDERPDGDVEHVYEGAGDPVEPSHTPSATLEAFAQRYGMITSRQGHHQLREDLVEHLWQFHGVE from the exons ATGGATCGTCGTGAAGCTTGGAAGGAGACCGTGAGGGAGTTGTGTTTCGGAAATGACTCTTCCGATGAGGAAGCTAATTTGTTCCTTGCCACTGTGAGCGCCTTGCATGAGTCGGAGGCATCACAGTGGGGACCTTGGGGTGGTTCAGTGCCGGGCCATCAGCGTATCGAGCGGAATCGCCTGGAGGGTCATCATAGGTTGTTTAATGACTACTTCGCCGATCACCCGGTGTACCCAGATTACATCTTTCGTCGCAG GTTTAGGATGAAACGTGACCTGTATCTCAAGATTGTTCAGGCAGTTGCGGACCACGATCCGTGGTTCCAACAGAGGAGGAATGCTGCAGGAGATCTCGGCCTGTCGGCGTTGCAAAAAGTCAGTGCGGCGTTTCGCATGCTCGCGTACGATGATCCCGCCGATTCTCTCGATGAGTGCCTCCGGCTAGGGGAGGCAACTATCATTGAGAGTATGAGGCGGTTTGTGCGAGCCGTCGTCGGGGTGTTTGGCGACCAGTACCTCCGCGCTCCGAACGACGAGGACACCGCGCGCTTGATTGCTACAAACGAGCGAAgagggttccccgggatgctCGGAAGCATCGATTGTATGCactggaggtggaagaactgtcccACAGCGTGGTCCGGTTCCTACACGGGACATGTGAACTCTCCGACGATCATTCTAGAGGCAGTGGCGTCACAGGACCtgtggatttggcatgctttcTTCGGCATGCCTGGTTCGCTAAACGACATCAACGTTCTGCACCGCTCGCATCTCCTCGACAATCTTGCCGCTGGCGTGGGCCCCCAGGTACATTACTCCGTTAACGATCACGGTTACACCATGGGGTACTTCCTTGCAGATGGTATCTATCCGGAATGGGCCACCTTCGTGAAGCCAATTCCTTGTCCAGTTGGGAGGAAGCGGCAGCACTTCGTCGTTCAGCAGGCGGCGTTACGGAAGGATGTCGAAAGGGCCTTCGGGGTCCTACAATCTCAGTTTCCCATAGTGAGGGGGGCAACGAGGCTACGGGATGAGGAAACACTTCACAACATCATGACCGCCTGCATTGTCATGCATAACATGATAATCGAAGATGAGAGACCTGATGGGGACGTCGAGCATGTGTACGAGGGTGCTGGTGATCCTGTGGAGCCATCACACACCCCATCCGCCACACTAGAAGCATTTGCCCAAAGGTATGGGATGATAACTAGCAGGCAGGGGCATCACCAGCTCCGTGAGGATCTTGTCGAGCATCTGTGGCAGTTCCACGGAGTCGAGTAA